A single genomic interval of Peribacillus sp. FSL H8-0477 harbors:
- a CDS encoding aspartate aminotransferase family protein: MPNTDHTPTLQETDEKYLWHAMKGSSPGQEHTVMVKGEGAWVTDDKGNRYLDGMSGLWCVNVGYGRKELAEAAYQQLLDLPYAPLVQSHVSAIKLAEKLNSWLNNEYVFYFSNSGSEANETAFKIVRQYHQQTGGHSRHKFISRYRGYHGNTMGALAATGQAQRKYKYEPLAQGFLHVAPPDSYRNYDEGNPLHTAEEIDRVMTWELSETVAGVIMEPIITGGGILMPPEGYMKRVQEICEKHGALLISDEVICGFGRTGKPFGFMHYGVKPDIITMAKGITSAYLPLAVTAVKKEIFEAFSGEDTYDRFRHINTFGGNPAACALAIKNLEIYENEKLIERSAQLGERMLNDFAELKDHPLVGDIRGKGLLIGIELVKDKTTKEPLEVDKLNALISTCKQKGLLIGKNGDTVAGFNNVLQLAPPLSITDEDYSFIVKTVKEAMTTL, encoded by the coding sequence ATGCCGAATACGGATCATACGCCAACACTGCAAGAAACAGACGAAAAATATCTATGGCATGCGATGAAAGGCTCAAGCCCAGGGCAGGAACATACGGTGATGGTTAAAGGTGAAGGTGCCTGGGTTACAGATGATAAAGGCAATCGTTATCTGGACGGTATGTCAGGACTTTGGTGCGTTAATGTAGGCTACGGGCGTAAAGAGTTGGCTGAAGCCGCCTATCAGCAGCTGCTTGATCTGCCCTATGCGCCTCTTGTACAAAGTCATGTTTCAGCAATTAAGCTTGCAGAGAAGCTTAATTCTTGGCTTAATAATGAATATGTATTCTACTTTTCTAACAGCGGAAGTGAAGCGAACGAAACCGCCTTTAAAATCGTTCGGCAGTACCATCAGCAAACCGGTGGGCATTCCCGTCATAAATTTATTTCCCGCTACCGGGGTTATCATGGAAATACAATGGGGGCACTGGCTGCAACCGGTCAAGCTCAGCGAAAATATAAATATGAACCATTGGCGCAGGGGTTCTTGCATGTTGCCCCGCCAGACTCCTACCGTAATTATGATGAAGGGAATCCACTTCATACGGCAGAAGAAATTGACCGGGTAATGACCTGGGAATTAAGTGAAACAGTTGCTGGGGTCATTATGGAACCAATCATAACCGGCGGGGGTATTCTGATGCCTCCTGAAGGATATATGAAACGTGTTCAAGAAATTTGTGAAAAGCACGGCGCATTGCTAATCAGCGATGAAGTTATTTGCGGCTTCGGTCGAACCGGAAAACCATTTGGATTTATGCATTATGGGGTTAAACCCGATATTATTACAATGGCAAAGGGAATTACTAGTGCTTATCTTCCGCTGGCTGTAACGGCTGTGAAAAAAGAGATTTTTGAAGCCTTTTCTGGAGAAGATACGTACGATCGTTTCCGTCATATCAATACCTTTGGTGGGAATCCTGCAGCCTGCGCGCTAGCCATTAAAAATCTGGAAATCTATGAAAATGAAAAACTGATTGAACGTTCTGCCCAACTTGGGGAACGCATGTTGAATGATTTCGCCGAGTTAAAGGATCATCCCCTAGTAGGTGATATCCGTGGTAAAGGCCTTCTAATCGGAATTGAGCTGGTCAAAGACAAAACGACCAAAGAACCATTAGAGGTCGATAAACTGAATGCGCTCATCAGCACATGTAAGCAAAAAGGGTTGTTAATCGGTAAAAATGGAGATACGGTTGCCGGCTTTAACAATGTACTGCAGTTAGCACCACCGCTTTCCATTACGGATGAAGATTATTCGTTTATTGTGAAAACGGTCAAAGAAGCTATGACAACCCTCTAA
- a CDS encoding CoA-acylating methylmalonate-semialdehyde dehydrogenase: MIVTNTVKKVKNFIGGAWVDSQADKFEDIPNPATGEILAKVPLSTTEDVEQAVTSAKEAFLTWKKVPVPQRARVLFRYQQLLHDHWEELARLITTENGKNYDEAYGEVLRGIECVEFACGVPTLMQGTQLPDIANGIESGMYRYPIGVIGGITPFNFPMMVPCWMFPLAIACGNTFVLKPSERTPLLANRLAELIKEAGLPDGVLNIVHGAHDVVNGLLTNPDVKAISFVGSQPVAEYIYKTAAANGKRVQALAGAKNHSIVLPDADLDNAVRNITSAAFGSAGERCMAVSVVVAVGTVADELVVRLKNAADEIIIGNGQDKGVFLGPVIRESNKDRTLQYIGIGEEQGAELVRDGRQDKVPEQGYFVGPTIFDHVTTDMKIWQEELFAPVLSIVRVETLSEAIELTNESEFANGACLYTDSAKAVRTFRDEIDAGMLGINLGVPAPMAFFPFSGYKKSFYGDLHANGKDGVEFYTRKKMLTARY, from the coding sequence ATGATTGTAACTAATACAGTGAAGAAAGTGAAAAATTTTATTGGTGGAGCTTGGGTGGATTCGCAAGCAGATAAATTTGAGGATATTCCTAATCCAGCTACAGGTGAGATCTTAGCCAAAGTCCCGCTTTCAACAACTGAAGATGTTGAGCAGGCAGTAACATCAGCAAAAGAAGCTTTTCTTACTTGGAAAAAAGTTCCTGTACCACAAAGAGCGCGCGTATTATTTCGCTATCAGCAATTATTACACGATCATTGGGAAGAACTTGCACGTCTGATTACAACAGAAAATGGGAAAAACTACGATGAAGCGTATGGAGAAGTCTTGCGGGGAATTGAATGTGTCGAATTTGCCTGTGGTGTACCAACATTAATGCAAGGAACTCAACTTCCAGATATCGCGAATGGAATTGAGTCAGGAATGTACCGGTACCCTATTGGTGTAATTGGAGGCATTACTCCTTTTAATTTTCCAATGATGGTGCCATGCTGGATGTTTCCACTCGCCATTGCTTGCGGGAATACCTTTGTTCTCAAACCATCCGAACGAACGCCGCTATTAGCCAACCGGCTGGCCGAATTAATAAAAGAAGCTGGACTTCCGGATGGGGTACTTAATATCGTACATGGTGCACATGATGTCGTAAATGGACTTCTTACCAACCCAGATGTAAAAGCTATTTCATTTGTTGGTTCACAGCCAGTAGCCGAATATATTTATAAAACTGCTGCGGCCAATGGGAAACGTGTTCAGGCTTTAGCGGGTGCAAAGAATCATAGCATTGTTTTACCAGATGCAGACCTTGACAATGCCGTCCGTAATATTACGAGTGCCGCATTTGGTTCAGCTGGTGAACGCTGTATGGCTGTATCGGTGGTTGTTGCCGTAGGTACGGTTGCTGATGAGCTTGTGGTTAGACTGAAAAATGCTGCGGATGAGATTATAATCGGGAATGGTCAGGATAAAGGTGTGTTCCTTGGTCCCGTTATTCGTGAATCAAATAAAGACCGGACACTTCAATATATCGGCATTGGTGAGGAACAAGGCGCTGAATTAGTCCGAGACGGACGGCAGGATAAGGTTCCTGAGCAAGGCTATTTTGTTGGACCAACCATTTTTGATCATGTAACGACAGATATGAAAATTTGGCAGGAAGAACTTTTCGCCCCAGTATTATCAATTGTACGTGTTGAAACGTTGTCAGAAGCCATTGAACTAACCAACGAGTCGGAGTTTGCCAATGGTGCATGTCTTTACACAGATAGTGCAAAAGCTGTCAGGACATTCCGAGATGAGATTGATGCAGGCATGCTGGGAATTAATTTAGGTGTCCCTGCTCCCATGGCCTTCTTTCCGTTTTCCGGTTATAAAAAATCCTTTTACGGGGATTTGCATGCCAACGGAAAAGATGGCGTAGAATTTTATACAAGGAAAAAAATGCTGACTGCACGGTATTGA
- a CDS encoding PucR family transcriptional regulator, with protein sequence MNSYLTISEILQRKHFDGTILVAGKDGIHRSVKWVHIVENPAIRNLLNGGELILSTGIGWGNDEKLFLSFVQELIECHATGLCIELGTYINVIPETIRLLADKHNFPIIIFQKEVPFVQITQDIHSMIINQQYKLISNLESYSQNLNKKLLEINNYEQILHILHDYLKVQVFAVVREHEITFVPAGRKAEKETLLKKIRTIENHSNEQVLTQPIQILGQNYAELYIYSPERELTEFDAVILDRTATALAQHFLRELYVEEKKIAEESKWLRNWLDGEYSEEAIQAQLSYLNPKLKLTGGVAFICKFRHQGHRSAAINDNTYLMLLFRTVFEQAGFQLFSMELHQHLIFILGDRRSPENWKERVSEGFQRINKVDGTGKKRLAGLSVGVGQYVFKLGDMFKSYKTAKETIMLQETLTEENSSYFYQDLHMYRILSLINKHSNLQETVYEYLEPVIDYDLQHNGELMVTLKEYLACNGSKQETSKKLFIVRQTLYHRLEKLEKLLGANFMQAERRQAIEFMLLAYDYLNSTRQSIPIRQNL encoded by the coding sequence TCTGTTAAATGGGTTCATATTGTCGAAAATCCAGCAATAAGGAATCTTTTAAATGGCGGTGAGCTCATATTGTCAACTGGCATAGGCTGGGGGAATGATGAAAAACTATTTCTCTCCTTTGTTCAGGAATTAATAGAGTGCCATGCAACAGGATTATGTATTGAGCTAGGAACCTATATTAACGTGATACCTGAAACCATACGTCTTCTTGCAGACAAACATAACTTTCCGATTATAATCTTTCAAAAGGAAGTCCCCTTTGTACAAATAACCCAAGATATCCACTCAATGATCATCAACCAACAATATAAGTTAATTTCTAATTTAGAAAGCTATTCCCAAAACTTAAATAAAAAGCTGCTTGAAATCAATAATTACGAGCAGATTTTACACATTCTCCATGATTATCTTAAAGTTCAGGTGTTTGCCGTCGTTCGTGAACATGAAATTACCTTTGTTCCTGCGGGAAGAAAAGCAGAGAAAGAAACCCTTCTTAAAAAAATACGTACAATTGAAAATCATTCAAACGAACAGGTTTTGACACAGCCTATCCAGATTCTTGGACAAAATTATGCTGAATTATACATATATTCCCCTGAACGGGAATTGACTGAATTTGATGCTGTTATTCTTGATAGGACGGCAACGGCACTCGCACAGCATTTCCTTCGTGAGTTATATGTTGAGGAAAAGAAAATCGCTGAAGAAAGTAAGTGGCTTCGGAATTGGCTTGATGGGGAGTACAGTGAAGAAGCTATCCAAGCCCAACTTTCCTATCTAAACCCTAAATTAAAGCTGACGGGCGGCGTGGCTTTTATCTGCAAATTTCGTCATCAGGGTCATCGATCAGCAGCCATTAATGATAATACGTATTTAATGTTATTATTTCGTACTGTGTTTGAACAAGCAGGTTTTCAATTATTTTCAATGGAATTGCATCAGCATTTAATTTTTATCCTAGGTGATAGACGTTCACCAGAAAATTGGAAGGAACGTGTGTCTGAGGGATTTCAACGGATTAACAAAGTAGATGGCACAGGAAAAAAACGGTTGGCTGGTCTTTCAGTAGGGGTCGGACAATATGTTTTCAAACTGGGGGACATGTTTAAAAGTTATAAAACAGCGAAAGAAACCATTATGCTGCAAGAAACTCTAACAGAAGAAAACAGCAGCTATTTTTATCAAGACCTCCATATGTACCGAATTTTATCATTGATTAATAAACATAGTAATCTTCAAGAAACTGTCTATGAATATCTTGAACCTGTCATCGATTATGATCTTCAGCACAACGGTGAGCTGATGGTTACCCTCAAAGAATATCTGGCTTGTAATGGTTCAAAACAAGAGACCTCCAAAAAACTATTTATAGTCAGACAAACTTTATACCACAGACTTGAAAAACTCGAAAAACTTCTCGGAGCTAATTTCATGCAGGCAGAACGGCGTCAGGCAATTGAATTTATGCTGCTAGCCTATGATTACCTAAACAGCACCCGACAATCCATTCCAATTAGGCAAAATCTATAA